ACATTGACGCCCGCATGAAGCGGACCGCCAAGCGCCCCACCGTGACCCAGCGGGTCTCCAGCCGGGACGCCCTCCTCTTCGCCTTCGCCCTCGCCGTCTTGGGGTTCGCCGTCCTCTGGTGGGGGGCGAACCTCCTCGCCGCCACCCTCGCCCTCATGGGCCTCATCTGGTACGTGCTGGTCTACACCCTCTACCTCAAGCGGCGCACCTGGCACAACATCGTCATCGGCGGGGCCGCTGGGGCCTTCCCGCCCCTCGTGGGCTGGGCCGCGGTCACCGGGGAGCTCAGCCTCTTCGCCTGGTACCTCTTCGCCCTCATCTTCTTCTGGACGCCGGTGCACTTCTGGGCCCTGGCCCTCATGATCCAGGACGACTACCGGGCGGTGGGCGTGCCCATGCTCCCCGTGGTCCTGGGGGAGCGGGCCACGGTGATCCAGATCGCCCTCTACGCCCTCCTCACCGCCCTGATCTCCCTGATGCCCCTCTTCCTCGGGGAGCTCGGCCTCCTCTACCTCGCAGCAAGCCTCCTCCTCAACGCCCTTCTCCTTCTGAAAAGCCTGGCCCTCTACCGCCGGCCCGAGCGGAGGACCGCGGTTTCCCTGTATAAATACTCCATGCTCTACCTGGCCCTGCTCTTTGCGGCCATGGCGGTAGACCGGGCAGTGTAAAGGGAGGTAACGGGATGCGGAGAAGCTTCGCGGCGCTAGGTCTTTGGGGTCTGTCCCTGGCCCAGGAGGCCCACCGGGTGGCCATCACCCACCCCGGGGGCTCCTTCAACCAGGAGGTGGCCTTCCTCTTCCCCTGGGTCTACTTCTTCTCCTTCCTGATCTTCCTGGTGGTGGCCGGGTCCTTGGCGTACGTCACCTGGAAGTTCCGGGCAAGGCCTGAGGACCAGGAGGAACCTCCTCAGATCCACGGGAACGACCGCTTGGAGGTCATCTGGACCTTGATCCCCTTGGCCATCGTCTTCATCCTCTTCGGGCTCACGGCCAAGGCCCTCATCCAGGTGAACCGGCCCATCCCCGGGGCCATGAAGGTGGAGGTCGTTGGTTACCAGTTCTGGTGGGACTTCCACTACCCCGAGCTCGGCCTGCGCAACTCCAACGAGCTCGTCCTCCCCGCCGGGGTGCCCGTGGAGCTGGAGATCACCTCCAAGGACGTGATCCACTCCTTCTGGGTGCCGGGCCTCGCCGGGAAGCGGGACGCCATTCCGGGACAAACGACCCGGATCTCCTTTGAACCCAAGGAGCCCGGCCTCTACTACGGCTTCTGCGCTGAGCTTTGCGGGGCGAGCCACGCCCGCATGCTCTTCCGCGTCGTGGTCCTCCCCAAGGAGGAGTTTGACC
This region of Thermus thermophilus genomic DNA includes:
- the coxB gene encoding cytochrome c oxidase subunit II, which codes for MRRSFAALGLWGLSLAQEAHRVAITHPGGSFNQEVAFLFPWVYFFSFLIFLVVAGSLAYVTWKFRARPEDQEEPPQIHGNDRLEVIWTLIPLAIVFILFGLTAKALIQVNRPIPGAMKVEVVGYQFWWDFHYPELGLRNSNELVLPAGVPVELEITSKDVIHSFWVPGLAGKRDAIPGQTTRISFEPKEPGLYYGFCAELCGASHARMLFRVVVLPKEEFDRFVEAAKASPAPVADERGQQVFQQNCAACHGVARSMPPAVIGPELGLWGNRTSLGAGIVENTPENLKAWIRDPAGMKPGVKMPGFPQLSEEDLDALVRYLEGLKVEGFDFGALPKF